The following coding sequences are from one Eublepharis macularius isolate TG4126 chromosome 19, MPM_Emac_v1.0, whole genome shotgun sequence window:
- the LOC129346333 gene encoding lysozyme C, milk isozyme-like, whose protein sequence is MKVLSLALLFLLVAVNEARVFGKCELARIFKQHGLDGYAGYSLGNWVCLAYYESSYNSRAVGPRNSDGSSDYGIFQINSRWWCSNGQGTTSNGCKTSCSSFTNDDITDDINCAKRIVRDPNKMGAWVAWKNHCRGTNLSKWTSGCGL, encoded by the exons ATGAAGGTTCTGTCCCTCGCTCTCCTCTTCCTGCTCGTTGCAGTGAATGAAGCCAGAGTCTTTGGGAAATGCGAACTGGCCAGGATCTTCAAACAGCACGGACTGGATGGGTATGCAGGATACAGCCTGGGCAACT GGGTCTGCCTGGCTTACTATGAAAGCAGCTACAACAGCCGTGCTGTTGGACCACGAAACAGCGACGGCAGCAGTGACTACGGGATTTTCCAGATAAACAGCCGCTGGTGGTGTTCCAATGGCCAGGGCACAACATCGAACGGCTGCAAGACGTCCTGCAGCA GTTTCACAAATGATGATATCACTGATGATATTAACTGTGCCAAGAGAATCGTCCGAGACCCCAACAAGATGGGAGCCTG GGTTGCCTGGAAGAACCACTGCAGAGGAACGAACCTTTCTAAATGGACCTCTGGCTGTGGCCTTTGA
- the LOC129346307 gene encoding lysozyme C, milk isozyme-like — protein MKIEAVAAALLFLLVTVNGAKKYERCELAKKLKNSGLDTYEGYKLGDWVCLVQHESGYRTDAVGKPNPDGSIDYGLFQINSKYWCTDGKVKSHNGCKKDCKDFTNDNIDDDIDCAKRIVRDPQKMDAWAAWKKHCKGKDLSEYTRGCEL, from the exons ATGAAGATCGAGGCTGTTGCCGctgccctcctcttcctcctggtcACAGTGAATGGTGCCAAAAAGTATGAGAGGTGTGAACTGGCCAAAAAGCTGAAAAACAGTGGCCTGGATACGTATGAAGGCTACAAACTGGGCGACT GGGTATGTTTGGTTCAGCATGAAAGCGGATACAGGACTGATGCTGTAGGGAAACCAAATCCGGATGGCAGCATAGACTATGGACTTTTTCAGATAAACAGCAAGTACTGGTGCACCGATGGGAAAGTGAAGTCACATAACGGCTGCAAAAAAGACTGTAAAG atTTCACAAATGACAACATCGACGATGACATTGATTGTGCAAAGAGAATTGTCCGTGACCCCCAAAAGATGGATGCCTG GGCAGCATGGAAGAAACACTGCAAAGGGAAAGACCTCTCAGAATATACTCGGGGTTGCGAACTGTGA